The following proteins are co-located in the Bubalus bubalis isolate 160015118507 breed Murrah chromosome 21, NDDB_SH_1, whole genome shotgun sequence genome:
- the HDAC11 gene encoding histone deacetylase 11 isoform X2, whose protein sequence is MGRWPGGGPRHARLGVFPRGPPAERRPLRWQAGSLCPVRRLRRPHPTQLYQHVPDSRWPIVYSPRYNITFLGLEKLHPFDAGKWGKVISFLKEEKLLSDSMLVEAREASDEDLLVVHTRRYLNELKWSFAVATITEIPPVIFLPNFLVQRKVLRPLRTQTGGTIMAGKLAVDRGWAINVGGGFHHCSSDRGGGFCAYADITLAIKFLFDRVEGISKATIVDLDAHQGNGHERDFMGDKRVYIMDVYNRHIYPGDRFAKQAIRRKVELEWGTEDDEYLQKVERNLEKALQEHRPDIVVYNAGTDILEGDRLGGLAISPQGVVKRDELVFRIVRGRQLPILMVTSGGYQKRTARIIADSILNLYSLGLIGPESASVSAQNSDTPLLPLEVP, encoded by the exons ATGGGGCGCTGGCCGGGCGGGGGCCCGCGACATGCGCGGCTTGGCGTCTTTCCTCGGGGTCCCCCAGCAGAGCGGAGGCCCCTGCGGTGGCAAGCCGGCTCTCTGTGCCCTGTGCGGCGGCTGCGGAG GCCACACCCAACCCAGCTGTACCAGCATGTGCCGGACTCGCGTTGGCCCATCGTGTACTCGCCGCGCTACAACATAACCTTCCTGGGCCTGGAGAAGCTGCACCCCTTTGACGCAGGAAAATGGGGCAAAGTGATCAGCTTCCTGAAAG AAGAGAAGCTGCTGTCAGACAGCATGCTGGTGGAGGCGCGGGAGGCCTCGGACGAAGACCTGCTGGTGGTGCACACGAGGCGCTATCTCAACGAGCTGAAG TGGTCCTTCGCCGTTGCGACCATCACAGAGATCCCCCCGGTCATCTTCCTGCCCAACTTCCTGGTACAGAGGAAGGTGCTCAGGCCCCTGCGGACCCAGACGGGAGGAACCATAATG GCGGGGAAGCTGGCAGTGGACCGCGGCTGGGCCATCAACGTAG GCGGCGGCTTCCACCACTGCTCCAGCGACCGGGGCGGGGGCTTCTGCGCCTACGCGGACATCACACTTGCCATCAAG TTCCTGTTTGACCGAGTGGAGGGCATCTCCAAAGCCACCATCGTGGACCTCGATGCCCATCAG GGCAACGGGCATGAGCGCGACTTCATGGGCGACAAGCGCGTGTACATCATGGACGTGTACAACCGCCACATCTACCCCGGGGACCGCTTTGCCAAGC AGGCCATCAGGCGGAAGGTGGAGCTGGAGTGGGGCACGGAGGACGACGAGTACCTGCAGAAGGTGGAGAGGAACCTGGAAAAAGCCCTGCAGGAGCACCGCCCCGACATCGTGGTGTACAACGCGGGCACGGACATCCTCGAGGGGGACCGCCTTGGCGGGCTGGCCATCAGTCCACAG ggtGTCGTGAAGCGGGATGAGCTGGTGTTCCGGATAGTCCGTGGCCGCCAGCTGCCCATCCTCATGGTGACCTCAGGCGGCTACCAGAAGCGCACGGCCCGCATCATCGCCGACTCCATCCTTAACCTGTACAGCCTGGGGCTCATCGGGCCCGAGTCCGCCAGCGTCTCGGCACAGAACTCAGACACACCTCTGCTGCCCCTGGAGGTTCCCTGA
- the HDAC11 gene encoding histone deacetylase 11 isoform X1 — MFACGRRDLEIEERGGVASVRAAGELGAGLRPSVTQDRVGAGPGRASRAPPPAEAAEAGGVSWAGPRPAPPGRGAVAAQGGPGPGMPHPTQLYQHVPDSRWPIVYSPRYNITFLGLEKLHPFDAGKWGKVISFLKEEKLLSDSMLVEAREASDEDLLVVHTRRYLNELKWSFAVATITEIPPVIFLPNFLVQRKVLRPLRTQTGGTIMAGKLAVDRGWAINVGGGFHHCSSDRGGGFCAYADITLAIKFLFDRVEGISKATIVDLDAHQGNGHERDFMGDKRVYIMDVYNRHIYPGDRFAKQAIRRKVELEWGTEDDEYLQKVERNLEKALQEHRPDIVVYNAGTDILEGDRLGGLAISPQGVVKRDELVFRIVRGRQLPILMVTSGGYQKRTARIIADSILNLYSLGLIGPESASVSAQNSDTPLLPLEVP; from the exons ATGTTTGCCTGCGGAAGGCGGGACTTGGAGATTGAAGAGCGAGGGGGCGTGGCCTCCGTCCGCGCCGCCGGAGAGCTCGGCGCGGGACTCCGACCCTCTGTGACGCAGGACCGAgtcggggcggggccgggccgaGCCTCTCGAGCTCCGCCCCCAGCGGAGGCGGCCGAGGCCGGGGGCGTGTCCTGGGCGggcccgcgccccgccccgcccggtcGCGGAGCGGTGGCAGCGCAGGGAGGGCCCGGCCCCGGGAT GCCACACCCAACCCAGCTGTACCAGCATGTGCCGGACTCGCGTTGGCCCATCGTGTACTCGCCGCGCTACAACATAACCTTCCTGGGCCTGGAGAAGCTGCACCCCTTTGACGCAGGAAAATGGGGCAAAGTGATCAGCTTCCTGAAAG AAGAGAAGCTGCTGTCAGACAGCATGCTGGTGGAGGCGCGGGAGGCCTCGGACGAAGACCTGCTGGTGGTGCACACGAGGCGCTATCTCAACGAGCTGAAG TGGTCCTTCGCCGTTGCGACCATCACAGAGATCCCCCCGGTCATCTTCCTGCCCAACTTCCTGGTACAGAGGAAGGTGCTCAGGCCCCTGCGGACCCAGACGGGAGGAACCATAATG GCGGGGAAGCTGGCAGTGGACCGCGGCTGGGCCATCAACGTAG GCGGCGGCTTCCACCACTGCTCCAGCGACCGGGGCGGGGGCTTCTGCGCCTACGCGGACATCACACTTGCCATCAAG TTCCTGTTTGACCGAGTGGAGGGCATCTCCAAAGCCACCATCGTGGACCTCGATGCCCATCAG GGCAACGGGCATGAGCGCGACTTCATGGGCGACAAGCGCGTGTACATCATGGACGTGTACAACCGCCACATCTACCCCGGGGACCGCTTTGCCAAGC AGGCCATCAGGCGGAAGGTGGAGCTGGAGTGGGGCACGGAGGACGACGAGTACCTGCAGAAGGTGGAGAGGAACCTGGAAAAAGCCCTGCAGGAGCACCGCCCCGACATCGTGGTGTACAACGCGGGCACGGACATCCTCGAGGGGGACCGCCTTGGCGGGCTGGCCATCAGTCCACAG ggtGTCGTGAAGCGGGATGAGCTGGTGTTCCGGATAGTCCGTGGCCGCCAGCTGCCCATCCTCATGGTGACCTCAGGCGGCTACCAGAAGCGCACGGCCCGCATCATCGCCGACTCCATCCTTAACCTGTACAGCCTGGGGCTCATCGGGCCCGAGTCCGCCAGCGTCTCGGCACAGAACTCAGACACACCTCTGCTGCCCCTGGAGGTTCCCTGA